Proteins encoded together in one Telopea speciosissima isolate NSW1024214 ecotype Mountain lineage chromosome 6, Tspe_v1, whole genome shotgun sequence window:
- the LOC122665861 gene encoding uncharacterized protein LOC122665861 translates to MATTSRLLLIASIFLSLLAIGANSRPGIHFHPCNTLFISFTISSVKSPHFRNPNGPNPSGFFTIFSVIREFNPKNIEFIDHDDRPVIHHPVWDQLPIQHSYRDDVVKPDIVRPMYLFGSFSIGSLREHTKDILSVLVSLLFGVGCGALTSATMYLAWSLIINRYGFNDSEREDEDGDDSDCFSDYDVKKMGYVKIPEDPIAAPAKEVV, encoded by the coding sequence ATGGCGACAACTTCTCGTCTCCTCCTCATCGCTTCAATCTTTCTGAGTCTCCTCGCCATTGGAGCCAACTCAAGGCCAGGCATTCACTTCCACCCTTGCAATACCCTTTTCATCTCCTTCACCATCTCCTCCGTCAAATCCCCACACTTCCGAAACCCTAATGGCCCAAACCCCTCTGGTTTCTTCACCATCTTCAGCGTTATCAGGGAATTCAATCCGAAAAACATCGAATTCATTGACCATGATGATCGCCCCGTTATTCACCATCCAGTTTGGGATCAACTTCCGATTCAGCATTCCTACCGCGATGATGTCGTCAAGCCTGACATCGTTCGTCCTATGTACCTTTTTGGTTCTTTTAGTATTGGTTCGCTTCGTGAGCATACCAAGGACATTCTTAGCGTTCTAGTTTCTTTACTCTTCGGTGTGGGCTGTGGTGCTTTGACTTCTGCTACTATGTACTTGGCTTGGTCTCTTATCATCAACAGGTATGGATTCAATGATTCTGAGCgtgaagatgaagatggtgatgataGTGATTGTTTCAGTGACTATGATGTGAAGAAGATGGGATACGTTAAGATCCCTGAAGACCCAATTGCTGCTCCGGCCAAAGAAGTGGTATGA
- the LOC122665182 gene encoding cytokinin dehydrogenase 3-like, translated as MEFSMFYTRISFLILLILLSSPSKFIQSPMDFGPLNLLPSTDTAALDFGRIYFNSPSAVLRPQSPKEISLLLNSLSGSSFSKVTVAARGAGHSINGQAQALNGIVVEMDSLPPSIKIRKRVDGESSPSYVDVSGGTLWIDLLKETLKEGLAPRSWTDYLYLTIGGTLSNAGISGQTFKYGPQISNVLQLDVVTGTGEIVTCSPSKNSELFYGILGGLGQFGIITSARILLQDAPRKVKWVRAFYDDFDIFTKDQELLIKMESKVDYLEGFIVLNKDSLHGSSISFPFPANLASIPQFKSDPSKVYYCIEFAVNDKPDKYTNLDQVVEEISSKLSFMPSVQYSVEVSYFDFLNRVRMEELSLREIGLWDVSHPWLNMFVPKSGIAQFRDLLLENISPSTFEGPILIYPISRDKWNLNMSAVLPESDSGENTLYIVGILRSANPNSCSQECLQGYLRQNRNITDIATDPTAGIGAKQYLSHHTKKEQWMEHFGGKWQQFLARKSSFDPLNILAPGQAIFKRRYSMNPTTTTTPLTLSSQ; from the exons ATGGAGTTCTCTATGTTCTACACCAGAATCAGTTTTCTCatccttcttattcttctctcaTCCCCTTCTAAATTCATCCAAAGCCCAATGGACTTTGGTCCTTTGAACCTTCTCCCGTCTACAGACACAGCAGCTCTGGACTTTGGGAGAATCTACTTCAACTCCCCATCTGCAGTTCTAAGGCCTCAATCTCCCAAAGAGATATCTCTCCTTCTCAACTCTCTTTCTGGTTCTTCTTTCAGTAAAGTTACAGTTGCAGCAAGAGGAGCTGGACACTCTATCAATGGCCAAGCTCAAGCCCTGAATGGCATTGTTGTTGAAATGGATTCACTTCCTCCTTCTATCAAAATAAGAAAGCGAGTTGATGGGGAGAGTAGTCCTTCTTATGTTGATGTGAGTGGAGGAACTCTTTGGATAGACCTCTTGAAGGAAACCTTGAAGGAGGGCCTTGCTCCAAGGTCATGGACTGATTATCTCTATCTTACCATTGGTGGGACactttctaatgctggaatCAGTGGGCAAACCTTTAAATATGGCCCTCAGATTAGTAATGTCCTTCAGCTAGATGTGGTAACAg GAACAGGAGAGATTGTGACCTGCTCACCATCCAAAAATTCTGAGCTCTTCTATGGAATTCTAGGTGGGCTTGGCCAATTTGGAATTATTACAAGTGCAAGGATCTTGCTCCAAGATGCTCCACGGAAA GTGAAATGGGTCAGAGCTTTCTATGATGAttttgatattttcaccaaggacCAAGAGCTATTGATTAAAATGGAAAGCAAGGTTGATTATTTGGAAGGGTTTATAGTTTTAAATAAGGATTCACTGCATGGCTCCTCCatttcctttccctttcctgCAAATTTGGCTTCCATTCCACAGTTCAAATCAGATCCTTCTAAAGTTTACTACTGTATAGAATTTGCAGTCAATGATAAGCCTGACAAGTACACCAATCTTGATCAA GTTGTTGAAGAGATATCTAGCAAACTGAGCTTCATGCCATCAGTTCAGTACAGTGTGGAGGTGTCTTACTTTGATTTTCTCAATAGAGTTAGAATGGAGGAATTAAGTTTGAGAGAGATAGGGCTTTGGGATGTCTCTCATCCATGGCTGAACATGTTTGTGCCCAAGTCAGGGATTGCCCAGTTCAGAGATTTGCTGTTGGAAAACATCTCACCAAGTACCTTTGAGGGCCCCATCCTCATATATCCAATCTCAAGGGACAA GTGGAATTTGAACATGTCGGCTGTATTGCCGGAGTCGGATTCCGGCGAGAACACACTATACATAGTTGGAATTCTCCGGTCGGCGAACCCTAACAGCTGCTCACAAGAATGCCTACAAGGCTACCTCCGGCAAAACCGTAATATTACCGACATAGCTACCGATCCTACGGCTGGAATTGGTGCTAAACAATACCTATCCCACCACACCAAGAAAGAACAATGGATGGAACATTTTGGCGGAAAATGGCAACAGTTTTTGGCGCGAAAGTCATCTTTTGACCCTTTGAACATATTGGCCCCTGGTCAGGCCATCTTTAAGAGGAGATACAGTATGAaccctactactactactactcctCTTACTCTCTCTTCCCaatga